A stretch of Ferribacterium limneticum DNA encodes these proteins:
- the der gene encoding ribosome biogenesis GTPase Der, giving the protein MKPTLVLVGRPNVGKSTLFNRMTKSRDAIVADMPGLTRDRHYGHGKLGKKPYLVVDTGGFEPLVKEGILHEMARQTEQAIAEADAIIFVVDGRSGLTPHDKEIANKLRRIDRPVFVAVNKAEGMNSGMVEAEFHELGLGEPNAISAAHGEGVRGLVEMALEDFPEPEEDEWHSDSVRVAIVGRPNVGKSTLINTLLGEERVIAFDAPGTTRDSIEIDFERGGRKYVLVDTAGMRKRGKVFESIEKFSVVKTLQSIEDANVVILMVDAQADVSDQDAHIADFIVQSGRALVVAVNKWDGLDAYTREQTRQILQRKLKFLEFAKFHFISARDNIGLGNMFRSVDSAYAAAMAKMTTPRLTRVLIDAVAKQAPAKHGLFRPKPRYAHQGGSNPPIIVIHGNAVDQITDSYRRFLEHTFREAFKLQGTPLRIQFVSAKNPFADKDKK; this is encoded by the coding sequence ATGAAACCTACGCTCGTTCTGGTTGGCCGGCCCAATGTCGGCAAATCTACCCTTTTCAACCGCATGACCAAGTCGCGCGACGCCATCGTCGCCGACATGCCGGGCCTGACCCGTGATCGTCACTATGGTCATGGCAAACTGGGCAAGAAACCTTATCTGGTCGTCGATACCGGCGGTTTCGAACCGCTGGTCAAGGAAGGCATCCTGCATGAAATGGCCCGCCAGACCGAGCAGGCGATTGCCGAGGCCGACGCCATCATCTTCGTGGTGGATGGTCGTAGCGGCCTGACGCCCCACGACAAGGAAATCGCCAACAAGCTGCGGCGCATCGACCGGCCGGTATTTGTCGCGGTCAACAAGGCTGAGGGCATGAACTCCGGGATGGTCGAAGCCGAGTTCCACGAACTCGGCTTGGGTGAGCCCAATGCCATTTCTGCGGCCCATGGCGAAGGTGTCCGCGGTCTAGTAGAAATGGCACTGGAGGATTTCCCGGAGCCAGAAGAAGATGAATGGCACTCCGACTCTGTTCGCGTCGCCATTGTTGGTCGCCCCAATGTCGGCAAGTCCACGCTGATCAACACGCTGCTCGGTGAAGAGCGGGTTATCGCCTTCGATGCACCGGGTACGACGCGTGATTCGATCGAAATCGACTTCGAGCGTGGTGGTCGCAAATATGTTTTGGTCGATACGGCCGGCATGCGCAAGCGCGGCAAGGTTTTCGAGTCGATCGAAAAATTCTCGGTGGTAAAGACCTTGCAGTCCATCGAGGATGCTAATGTGGTCATCCTGATGGTCGATGCCCAGGCCGATGTCTCTGACCAGGATGCACATATTGCCGATTTCATCGTGCAAAGTGGCCGTGCGCTGGTGGTTGCCGTCAACAAGTGGGATGGCCTTGATGCCTATACCCGCGAGCAGACGCGACAGATATTGCAGCGCAAGCTGAAATTCCTGGAGTTTGCCAAATTCCATTTCATTTCAGCACGCGACAACATTGGTCTTGGCAACATGTTCCGCTCGGTCGATTCCGCCTATGCGGCAGCGATGGCAAAGATGACTACGCCACGCCTGACCCGGGTGCTGATTGATGCGGTAGCCAAGCAGGCGCCAGCCAAGCATGGCCTTTTCCGCCCGAAGCCGCGTTATGCCCACCAAGGTGGCTCAAACCCGCCGATCATCGTGATTCACGGTAACGCGGTTG
- a CDS encoding YfgM family protein: MAHYDLEEQEQIDTLKTWWKMYGNLVTSVLVAASLAVIGWQGWNWYQGGQAAKASAIYGVLEQAAAVGDAQKVKAAAGELAEKFGSTNYASLGAMLAAKQSFDAGDLKTAKTQLTWVAENGKDEVKDLARLRLAAVQLDEKAYDEAIKQLDAAHAPAFDARFQELKGDVLAAQGKKAEAKAAYKSALDKMAGKQGAGRELLQQKLDGLGEAA, translated from the coding sequence ATGGCGCATTACGACCTCGAAGAGCAGGAACAGATAGACACCCTGAAGACCTGGTGGAAAATGTACGGCAACCTCGTGACGAGCGTGCTCGTCGCGGCGTCGCTGGCAGTGATCGGGTGGCAGGGCTGGAACTGGTATCAAGGCGGTCAGGCCGCCAAGGCGTCGGCGATCTATGGCGTGCTCGAACAGGCGGCAGCAGTTGGTGATGCCCAGAAAGTCAAGGCTGCCGCAGGCGAGCTGGCTGAGAAGTTCGGTAGCACCAACTATGCATCACTCGGCGCGATGCTTGCTGCCAAGCAATCTTTTGACGCGGGTGATCTGAAGACGGCCAAGACCCAGCTGACCTGGGTGGCAGAAAACGGCAAGGATGAGGTCAAGGACCTGGCTCGCCTCCGCTTGGCCGCCGTGCAGCTCGACGAAAAAGCCTACGATGAAGCCATCAAGCAACTTGATGCGGCGCATGCGCCGGCCTTTGACGCACGCTTCCAGGAATTGAAGGGTGATGTGTTAGCTGCACAGGGCAAGAAGGCTGAAGCAAAGGCTGCCTACAAGTCAGCGCTGGACAAGATGGCCGGCAAGCAGGGCGCAGGTCGCGAATTGCTGCAGCAGAAGCTTGACGGCTTGGGTGAGGCAGCCTGA
- the bamB gene encoding outer membrane protein assembly factor BamB, with protein MSRQLIALFAAAGLLLSGCATISDGLDAINPFASSGPKMAPLPPLNTTAEVRTVWSTSVSKAGNYTFTPAVVGNVVYVAAANGTVSRIEDGKAVWKIDAGQPLSAGVGANGRLVVVATPKGEVLAFSAEDGKALWKARVSSEVLAAPAIGDDGVAVKSGDNQVFLLDAGDGGRKWAYQRATPPLSVRSAGSPVFADRYLFVGYPGGKLVALALQNGAPVWEGAVALPKGATELDRVADIVASPVIDGRQICAVAFQGRVACFDMGQGGAMVWSRDISSVSGLAMDGRYVFVTDDKGVVYALDRLSGSSLWKQDKLKNRRLSAPVVRRGLVVVADAEGILHFLSREDGSFAARLKTDGTPVRAPLQLLGSSVLVQTSGGSVSAIEAQ; from the coding sequence ATGTCACGTCAGCTGATTGCCTTGTTTGCCGCCGCGGGATTGCTTCTGAGCGGTTGCGCCACGATCTCCGATGGACTGGATGCGATCAATCCGTTCGCCAGTTCCGGGCCGAAAATGGCCCCTCTGCCACCGCTCAATACCACTGCTGAAGTTCGCACTGTGTGGTCGACCAGCGTCAGCAAGGCAGGAAACTACACTTTTACGCCGGCGGTTGTTGGAAACGTGGTTTACGTTGCTGCGGCGAATGGCACGGTCAGCCGAATTGAAGATGGCAAGGCTGTCTGGAAAATTGACGCAGGCCAGCCTTTGTCGGCTGGTGTCGGTGCCAATGGTCGCCTGGTGGTGGTCGCTACACCCAAGGGTGAAGTGCTGGCGTTCTCGGCAGAGGACGGCAAAGCCTTGTGGAAAGCTCGGGTGTCGAGTGAAGTTCTTGCTGCACCAGCGATTGGTGATGATGGCGTTGCCGTGAAGAGTGGCGACAATCAGGTATTTTTGCTCGATGCTGGCGATGGTGGGCGGAAATGGGCCTATCAGCGTGCGACGCCGCCCTTGTCGGTGCGTAGTGCCGGATCGCCTGTCTTTGCTGATCGCTATTTGTTCGTCGGTTACCCTGGGGGCAAGCTGGTTGCGCTGGCCCTGCAGAACGGTGCCCCTGTCTGGGAGGGTGCGGTTGCTTTGCCGAAGGGCGCGACCGAACTTGATCGGGTTGCCGATATTGTTGCCTCGCCGGTGATTGATGGTCGGCAGATTTGTGCCGTCGCCTTTCAGGGGCGGGTTGCCTGCTTCGATATGGGGCAAGGTGGGGCCATGGTCTGGTCACGCGACATCTCTTCGGTATCCGGCCTCGCCATGGATGGCCGCTACGTGTTCGTCACCGATGACAAGGGTGTCGTTTATGCCCTGGATCGCTTGTCTGGCAGCAGCCTGTGGAAGCAGGACAAGCTGAAAAATCGTCGCCTTTCCGCACCTGTCGTTCGGCGCGGTTTGGTCGTCGTGGCAGATGCAGAAGGCATCTTGCATTTTCTTTCTCGTGAAGACGGTAGCTTTGCCGCACGCCTGAAAACCGATGGCACGCCGGTTCGCGCGCCTCTTCAATTGCTCGGTTCCTCGGTTCTGGTTCAAACCTCCGGTGGTAGCGTGAGCGCAATCGAGGCTCAATGA